CAATGACATCACTGTGCCATTAGCATGGTATTTCAGAAATAGGAACTGATTTTGCACACCTAAAAGCCATCTTTCTAACTTGGCCCTATATAAAAGAGGCTGTcatctaatatattatttaatagcATAAACATTTTGATTTATTGTCTATCTCAAGCATGGTTTAGAGTCTGATAGGTTTGGAGAATCTCTAGCAATAAAAATCTTTCCAATTTTTGGTGGTAATTCCTAGCCTAGCATGATTATGAAAATGTGGTATTTGAGTGATAAACTTTGTCTTGATGCTGGATGTGGTATTACTAGATATGCAATTAATTAAAGGCAGTATGGCACCAAATTCCTTGTAGTTTAATGTAATACTTCTTGCTATTTGAAAGTTTGTAATTAAGTAAGGTATTATAAATTGAGCATACTACATTATAGAGTGGGGATTGATTCAGTTGTTTCATTTGTATTTAAGCATTCATTTAACCCCTACATCATGGACCTCATTTTATATAGAGGTGGCTGtgattcaaagttcaaactacaAACTTTATGGAGGTGGCCTATCCATTTTGGCTTTCTAATTTATTGAATGCTTCAAGTGACACAAACTAGTTAAAACTTTGCTTTCATACTTGTTTGCTTAAGGGAAGAGATActactatatatttttgtgcCATGAAAGCCCCGGGGGTGGGGGggcatatttattttatttcatacaTGATTGTTGTAAATGCatctcacaaattttttttatgtgattattATGTCATAATACTTTGTGAGTGTGCCATACAGCACAATTTTTGTATAAAACTTCGGGTATACATAACGTGAGTCTTTGCTTCTAAATCCTCAGGTTGTTTTCAGgtcattatttaattattattattattaattttgctAGTAAATTCTAAACTCCTTCAATATATGTGAATTGATATAGGCATGATCACAAAAATTGATATGCATTTTTGTTACTCATATTGGTACAAGTTAACTAGTGTAATTCTTTCCATTCCAGTTTGTTGTCCCAAATATCTCAAGAATCTATAATTGAATTTGCATATATTGATATAATCAAGTATGATCTTTACATTTTGATAATAGAAGACCCCTCAGATTCTGAAAGTTCATCAAACGAAGTTCTCAGCACCTtccttaataaaaatattaaaaagaaaggtaaaattGGAATTCAGGGAACTTCCACAATGTTTGGCAAAAAGCGTAGTGACCGTGAATTTGCTCCAACTTCAGGAACTATGgtcaaaattgaaatcaaagtAAGTTAAGACaaattatttttctgttttgagCTATGGTGTTGCAAACTTATAAAAACTTAGATGtgtttatattatctttttcaGAACGGTAAGACACAGATGGTTTCAGATAACAGATGGATTGGGGCAATTATAACTAAGGTATTTGATGGTGTGAGATACATTGGCCAGGTTACAAGTTATGAAGTTGAAACTGGATGCTTCAAGGTTTGAGCTTTTCACCATACTATTTTTATGAATGCCCTAATTGTTTATTATATCTCTAATTATTTTGAGACTATAGGGTCTTTACATTCTTGTTCAactattcattttatttatctatttatttagttattatcCTTTGCCATTATGAATGTTTCTTTGTGCAGGTTGTCTATGAAGACAATAGCTACGAGGAAGTGGCTGAGGAAGAAATACCTCAAATATTAGCCCCTCCTGACCTCATTCGTAGCTACTATAACCGTGCAGCGATGGggtaattaaatttaaatgacTAAATCTTCAAACCTACCAGGCCTTTTTACTTTAGAGATTAGAGCCTAATTAATTGTAGTCTGAGTTTAGAGTTACATTTCTTGAATATTAGTATTATGATATTATGCAGTTATTTAAGTATTTAGTAATCTTTGTTGATCATATATGAAAAACTTGGTTCCTTTCCAAAATTTTTACATATTCTTACATTTCAAGAGGTAAACAAGTTTATCACTCTGCTACAATATGTATCTCTAAGTTTTATATATtcttccccctcaaaaaaaaaaaaaaaaaaaaagttttatatattcttGCATTTGAAGAGGTAAACAAGTTTATCATTCTACTATGATTTGCATCTCTAGGTAGTCTTGCGAATGTGAGGCTTAGTGATGCAAATGCATTAGTAATTTagagtattttattatttaatagcACCTTCATTTACAAACTCAGACACTCCTCatgtaaaaaaatcaaacatttttCCAGAGTTATTATTCTTGTTTAATAACATATTCATTTGTTTCTAGCTTACATGTTGAAAACATTTCATGTCATAATAATagattttatattctttttttttttgggggttgcTCCACCAATAGATTTGATATCCATTTAgtgaagaaattttatttcctttcgAGATAGTGCTATATATAAGAATATTCGATCTTCCATCTTGAAATTGCATATTTTCCTCTATGGTGTTAGAACTTCATAGATTTCCAGGTTTGACTAGAATACAACTTAATTGAAgccactattttttttggtaatcatTGAAGCCACTATTTCTGTTATTATATAACACCTTTAAAAACAATAGTGGTAGGCCAAGGAAGTCATCATATAGGAGGAAGAAAAAGCCTGCACAAGAAAACAAAGTACCAACTCCTCCAAGGCTGACGAATTCAGCTAAAAAGGCCAAAACACCTAAGAAGGTCAGCACATATGTTCCTCTTGCAATCagggagaaaaagaaggatTCCTACTATTGGTATTAGTATTGCATTTACTTATCAGGTTAGACCGTAATTTCTTACGAGCAAAATTCtaaaactaatataaattttattataaaaaatttataaactgaCGTAATTAACAAACTAACAATGAATGTGATTAATGCGAGATTTATAACATTactattttttactatttatttgtcCAAAATTTATTATGATGCAAGACAGATTGGTTCTAAAttattgattgttttttttctcaaatatagGTTCAAGAATGAGAGTAACTGAGGCCGCGAGGGAAACAAAAACAATGGAAAGGTCTTCAATGGCTGCTGCTTATTCCATATATACCTTTTTCGACTCATCTTCTCATTCTGTTTAGTGACCAAACTAAAGTATTGGAACTAAAtaagttatgtttatttttctttcttaatttccGACCAACTAATAACTCTTTGGTACCGACAAAGCATACTAATACTATGTGTTAGTGGTACATCTTATCTAGATATTAATGTTTTGAGACATTATaaagtatatttaaaatatatattaggatGCATGAACTTTTTATATAATACCTTATGGCTCGTACTAATTGGATACTTGTAGAAgtcctttatttttatctccCAATAACTTTTGGCTTTACCCCATTCATCATCTAAAACAAATGTGATAttccaatttgattgattgtgtgatgtgtgtggatgtgtgatgagtctcacaacgggtatttactgggtgaATCTGATTAACAATTACAGGGAACCTCAATTATAAcaagtccttttgaggtatagtgcaGATGTAATTAGCGCTTTTTCTTGAGTCGTTACATATAGTATCAGAGTCGGTCTGACGCTATACACAGATAATAATATCCTTGCTACACATATCCCTAATATAGAAATTAAGAAATACTTTTTTCGGTTGATCAGATTTGAGAgggttcctctttttctttcctttataGTACATCCTTATTAaggagaaat
The sequence above is drawn from the Quercus lobata isolate SW786 chromosome 12, ValleyOak3.0 Primary Assembly, whole genome shotgun sequence genome and encodes:
- the LOC115971488 gene encoding uncharacterized protein LOC115971488 — translated: MEGSYHRSLKRKPNTCIYNYHFAKHISLKTFSCALLPQCFCLGFEDLNLKMSDSGEVMSKLVEDPSDSESSSNEVLSTFLNKNIKKKGKIGIQGTSTMFGKKRSDREFAPTSGTMVKIEIKNGKTQMVSDNRWIGAIITKVFDGVRYIGQVTSYEVETGCFKVVYEDNSYEEVAEEEIPQILAPPDLIRSYYNRAAMGPRKSSYRRKKKPAQENKVPTPPRLTNSAKKAKTPKKVSTYVPLAIREKKKDSYYWY